From a single Lolium rigidum isolate FL_2022 chromosome 7, APGP_CSIRO_Lrig_0.1, whole genome shotgun sequence genomic region:
- the LOC124672384 gene encoding uncharacterized protein LOC124672384, translated as MASYARPWEYRLRKYLLLLAMVVVTVTYAVAFNLPGGVWRETAHDHLPGDPIFRSTNYRRYLVFFYCNALAFAASLVVIVLILVLDIRHDKEKETVWLVSDVVPLRVLLLVDFVGLMGSYVAGSCQDKVSTMYFSVLVAAVLAYIVLQTVLSWWSLGKISGSSGAMSTRKKLKVEERFRKVLMLFSTFVLSFSYVAGLSTPGGYWKSNEARHLPGDAILRDRQGVRLTIFLLCNTTVFLASLLIIILLIINKKLLEETEMSLKLYGCILAVLVGLFGAYTAGSCRKVDTTVYLVSLVGAIVMYIELHLSVLGPAMTAMKGNYLWTSIQCLYNSAAKWLEDRRKSDDGSQALNKSRSLVLLLATLMATTTYKVGLDPPGGFWESNGRYNIIAGDPLLLKMNPRRYKAFYYCNSVSFVASLVAIVMVQKGLLVWHHMLEVAMALGLFGLMGAYLAGSLGHDVKTSIYIMALFGAVLVYFLIHIVFFTLDRDGEPNDDLNKLLEKRRKWLLLFEILAAAYTYQAGVSPSSNFLLGSDKVLPYYFQIHYEVFFYCNSASFMVSMALIILLTNTKLYRAVIQSNVLSVFTAAGLICLMGAFFATGYTRNINTSIYIFALVAVVLFFVVLLSVVFLLNKRKKSSGIIDTPAETCTEERTAMEEEEEEGKRHARRKYLMMLGILVASVTYQAGLKPPGGTWLSSYGGYEAGNPVMHDSRRTRYLVFFYGNSTSFVASIVVIVQLLRKPLQESNGWLTVIDTTILLDLAALLGAYIAGSSRGWETSACFVAVIIVVLGCLAIPTVLSFCCSRNHATPQEGQHGSQESPPQSQGQRVEML; from the exons ATGGCGTCATACGCTAGGCCATGGGAATACAGACTGCGGAAGTACCTCCTGCTTCTGGCGATGGTGGTGGTCACGGTCACGTATGCCGTGGCCTTCAACCTGCCCGGCGGTGTCTGGAGAGAAACCGCCCACGACCACCTCCCCGGTGATCCAATCTTCCGGAGCACCAACTACCGCCGTTACCTGGTCTTCTTCTACTGCAACGCACTCGCGTTTGCTGCGTCACTTGTGGTCATCgtcctcatcctcgtcctcgacatTCGGCACGACAAGGAAAAGGAGACCGTCTGGCTCGTTTCTGACGTCGTGCCGCTACGAGTACTCCTGTTGGTGGACTTTGTCGGCCTCATGGGTTCTTACGTCGCCGGCAGCTGCCAGGACAAGGTTTCCACCATGTACTTCTCTGTGTTGGTGGCCGCCGTCTTGGCATACATCGTGCTTCAGACGGTGCTGAGTTGGTGGTCTCTAGGCAAGATCTccggctccagcggcgcgatgtcG ACCCGGAAGAAGCTGAAAGTCGAAGAACGGTTCCGCAAGGTCCTGATGCTTTTCTCAACGTTCGTGCTGAGTTTTTCGTACGTCGCAGGGTTGAGCACACCAGGCGGCTACTGGAAAAGCAATGAGGCCCGCCACCTCCCCGGAGACGCGATTCTCAGGGACCGCCAGGGCGTGCGCCTAACGATCTTCTTACTCTGCAACACCACCGTGTTCCTGGCGTCCCTTCTCATCATCATTCTTCTCATCATCAACAAGAAGCTCCTCGAGGAAACGGAGATGTCTCTCAAGCTCTACGGGTGCATCCTCGCCGTGCTGGTCGGTCTCTTCGGCGCGTACACTGCAGGCAGCTGCAGAAAGGTGGACACCACCGTCTACCTGGTCAGCCTGGTCGGTGCCATTGTGATGTACATTGAACTCCATCTCTCTGTTCTTGGACCTGCCATGACAGCCATGAAGGGGAACTATTTGTGGACAAGTATCCAATGTCTCTACAATTCAGCCGCAAAATGGTTGGAAGACAGAAGAAAATCCGACGATGGCAG CCAGGCCCTGAACAAGTCTCGTTCTCTTGTTCTACTACTCGCCACCCTTATGGCCACCACCACTTACAAGGTGGGGCTGGATCCACCAGGTGGATTTTGGGAAAGCAACGGCCGCTATAACATCATCGCCGGCGACCCGCTGCTCCTGAAGATGAACCCACGGCGTTACAAGGCTTTCTACTACTGCAACTCGGTTTCCTTCGTGGCATCCTTGGTTGCCATCGTAATGGTTCAGAAGGGCCTTCTCGTTTGGCACCACATGCTGGAGGTGGCCATGGCACTGGGATTGTTCGGCCTCATGGGCGCGTACCTCGCCGGGAGCCTCGGCCACGACGTGAAGACCTCCATTTACATCATGGCCTTGTTTGGCGCCGTCCTGGTCTACTTCCTGATCCATATCGTCTTTTTCACGCTCGACCGTGATGGTGAACCGAATGATGATTTGAACAAGCTATTGGAGAAGAGGCGCAAGTGGCTGCTCCTCTTCGAGATCTTGGCCGCGGCCTATACCTACCAGGCCGGCGTCTCCCCTTCGAGCAACTTCCTGTTAGGGTCGGACAAGGTGCTCCCGTACTACTTCCAGATCCACTACGAGGTCTTCTTCTACTGCAACTCGGCGAGCTTCATGGTTTCAATGGCCCTTATTATCCTCCTCACCAACACCAAGCTGTACAGGGCAGTTATACAAAGCAATGTTCTCTCAGTCTTCACGGCGGCCGGCTTGATTTGTCTTATGGGTGCCTTTTTCGCCACGGGATACACGCGAAATATCAACACATCCATCTACATCTTCGCGTTGGTGGCCGTGGTCCTCTTCTTCGTAGTGCTACTGTCCGTGGTGTTTTTGTTGAATAAGCGCAAGAAGAGTAGTGGCATTATCGACACGCCAGCTGAGACATGCACAGAAGAGAGGACAGcgatggaagaagaagaagaagaaggaaaaaggcACGCAAGGCGCAAGTACCTGATGATGCTAGGAATCCTGGTTGCGAGCGTCACCTACCAGGCCGGCCTGAAACCTCCGGGCGGAACGTGGCTGAGCAGCTACGGCGGATACGAGGCGGGCAACCCGGTGATGCATGACAGCAGGAGGACTCGGTACCTCGTCTTCTTCTACGGCAATTCCACTTCCTTTGTGGCGTCCATTGTCGTCATTGTGCAGCTGCTGCGGAAGCCACTACAAGAGAGCAATGGGTGGCTCACGGTGATCGACACGACGATCCTGCTGGATTTGGCTGCTCTACTAGGGGCATACATAGCTGGCTCCAGCAGGGGGTGGGAGACGTCCGCCTGCTTCGTCGCGGTGATCATCGTCGTGCTGGGATGCTTGGCAATACCTACGGTGCTATCATTCTGCTGTTCTAGGAATCATGCTACCCCGCAGGAGGGTCAGCATGGCAGCCAAGAAAGTCCTCCTCAGTCACAGGGACAGCGAGTGGAAATGTTGTGA